A genomic segment from Lutzomyia longipalpis isolate SR_M1_2022 chromosome 3, ASM2433408v1 encodes:
- the LOC129791607 gene encoding putative methyltransferase C9orf114 homolog, with the protein MENVEKVKRGKKRKGSKGDKNSQRKKKNQPTEENSSSCEEISTISIALPGTILENAHSLELKTYLAGQIARAACIYNIDEIVIYDDSGSTVTASEDGAEEQNSRKGCCAQMARILQYLECPQYLRKFFFPLHRDLKFCGLLNPLDAPHHLRQNNNFIFREGVVTEKPTKSGKGCHVNIGLRKDALVGETLTPGIRVTFKLPTEDVKEGKKVHGTVVSPAQPRQETGVYWGYTVRMAESISRVFSQSPYDDGYDLIIGTSDRGTNIHDIPAKTLSYNHAIVVFGGMMGIEYALENDNALNAVDSELLFDKYINTAPNQGSRTIRTEEAVLITLAGLQSKLQAKNEAKEFNLFSSIPQSQDTKMPQGSGAKNSQNSLNQE; encoded by the coding sequence atggaaaatgtggaaaaagtAAAACGTGGAAAGAAGCGGAAAGGAAGTAAGGGGGACAAAAACTCccagaggaagaagaaaaatcaaccaaCTGAGGAAAATTCCAGTAGTTGTGAGGAAATTTCAACAATCAGCATTGCCCTTCCGGGAACAATACTAGAAAATGCCCATTCGCTGGAATTAAAGACATACCTAGCTGGGCAAATAGCTAGGGCTGCTTGTATATACAACATAGATGAGATTGTTATCTACGATGACTCCGGGAGCACTGTTACAGCATCTGAAGATGGGGCGGAAGAGCAAAATTCCCGGAAAGGATGTTGCGCACAAATGGCGAGGATTCTGCAATACCTGGAATGTCCGCAGTACTTGCGGAAGTTCTTCTTCCCTCTCCATAGAGATTTGAAGTTTTGCGGCCTGCTCAATCCCCTCGATGCGCCCCATCATTTGCGGCAGaataacaattttatattCCGCGAAGGAGTTGTCACGGAGAAGCCCACAAAGTCCGGGAAGGGGTGCCATGTGAACATTGGACTGAGGAAGGATGCTTTGGTAGGTGAAACTCTAACACCTGGGATTAGGGTGACATTTAAACTGCCAACGGAGGATGTGAAGGAGGGAAAGAAAGTTCATGGAACTGTTGTCTCACCCGCTCAACCCAGGCAGGAAACTGGAGTCTACTGGGGCTACACCGTCCGGATGGCTGAGAGTATCTCTCGGGTATTTTCTCAATCTCCCTACGATGATGGCTATGATCTCATCATTGGAACTTCAGACCGCGGGACGAATATACACGATATCCCCGCAAAGACATTGTCCTACAACCACGCAATCGTAGTCTTTGGGGGTATGATGGGTATAGAATACGCCCTGGAGAATGACAATGCCCTCAATGCGGTGGATTCGGAACTTCTCTTTGACAAGTACATCAATACAGCCCCCAATCAGGGCTCCAGGACAATCAGAACGGAGGAGGCAGTTCTCATCACCTTGGCTGGGCTACAAAGTAAACTTCAAGCAAAGAATGAGGCGAAGGAATTTAATCTCTTCAGCTCCATTCCACAGAGTCAGGATACAAAGATGCCCCAAGGAAGCGGCGCAAAGAATTCCCAGAATTCCTTGAATCAGGaataa
- the LOC129791597 gene encoding AP-2 complex subunit mu: MIGGLFVYNHKGEVLISRVYRDDIGRNAVDAFRVNVIHARQQVRSPVTNIARTSFFHIKRANIWLAAVTKQNVNAAMVFEFLLKIIDVMQSYFGKISEENIKNNFVLIYELLDEILDFGYPQNTDTGVLKTFITQQGIKSATKEEQAQITSQVTGQIGWRREGIKYRRNELFLDVLEYVNLLMSPQGQVLSAHVAGKVVMKSYLSGMPECKFGINDKIVMDAKGRGGISGNNESETSRSGKPVVVIDDCQFHQCVKLSKFETEHSISFIPPDGEFELMRYRTTKDISLPFRVIPLVREVGRTKMEVKVVLKSNFKPALLGQKIEVKIPTPLNTSGVQLICLKGKAKYKASENAIVWKIKRMAGMKETQLSAEIELLETDTKKKWTRPPISMNFEVPFAPSGFKVRYLKVFEPKLNYSDHDVVKWVRYIGRSGLYETRC, translated from the exons ATGATTGGGGGACTATTTGTCTACAACCACAAAGGGGAAGTCCTCATTTCGCGTGTCTATCGCGATGATATTGGGCGGAATGCTGTGGATGCTTTCCGGGTGAATGTGATCCATGCCAGGCAGCAGGTTCGTTCCCCTGTGACCAATATCGCTCGAACCAGCTTCTTCCACATCAAG CGTGCAAATATCTGGTTGGCTGCTGTCACGAAGCAAAATGTGAACGCCGCAATGGTGTTTGAGTTTCTCCTCAAGATCATCGATGTGATGCAGTCGTATTTCGGAAAGATCTCCGAGGAGAACATTAAGAATAACTTTGTCCTCATTTACGAACTTCTCGATGAGATTTTGGACTTTGGCTATCCCCAAAATACCGACACGGGGGTCCTGAAGACCTTCATAACGCAGCAGGGCATAAAGTCCGCCACGAAGGAGGAACAGGCTCAGATAACGTCCCAGGTGACGGGGCAGATTGGATGGAGGCGCGAAGGGATAAAGTATCGCAGGAATGAGCTTTTCTTGGATGTTCTTGAGTATGTGAATCTCTTGATGAGCCCCCAGGGGCAGGTGCTCTCTGCTCATGTTGCCGGTAAGGTGGTGATGAAGTCCTACCTGTCGGGCATGCCGGAATGCAAATTCGGCATCAACGATAAGATCGTGATGGATGCAAAGGGACGCGGTGGGATCTCGGGGAATAATGAATCTGAAACATCTCGCTCGGGGAAGCCAGTTGTCGTCATTGATGACTGCCAATTTCATCAGTGTgttaaattaagtaaattcgAGACCGAACACTCCATTAGCTTCATTCCGCCCGACGGGGAGTTCGAGTTGATGCGCTATCGCACCACAAAGGACATCTCACTGCCCTTCCGCGTGATCCCGCTCGTGCGTGAGGTGGGACGTACTAAGATGGAGGTTAAGGTGGTGCTCAAGTCGAATTTCAAGCCAGCCCTTCTGGGGCAGAAGATTGAAGTTAAAATCCCAACGCCCCTCAATACGTCGGGGGTCCAGTTGATCTGCCTCAAGGGGAAGGCTAAATACAAAGCGTCTGAGAATGCAATTGTCTGGAa GATTAAGAGAATGGCTGGGATGAAGGAGACACAGCTGTCGGCGGAAATTGAATTGCTCGAAACGGATACCAAAAAGAAATGGACCAGACCACCAATTTCAATGAACTTTGAGGTTCCATTTGCACCTTCTGGCTTCAAG GTGCGCTATCTCAAAGTTTTCGAGCCAAAATTGAACTATTCGGATCATGATGTGGTAAAATGGGTGCGCTACATTGGACGCAGTGGACTGTATGAGACAAGATGCTAA